A genomic window from Streptomyces mirabilis includes:
- a CDS encoding lamin tail domain-containing protein — translation MRIRAALPALAGAVALTGTFLLGTPAQAAGGVTIYHVWFDSPGSDNRSNASLNAEWVQIKNTSSTAISLKGWILKDVSNHRYTFPNVKIAAHKTMKVHTGSGRDTAGDTYQNRRAYVWNNTSDTATLTKANGGKVDACSWTTRDPSDKYC, via the coding sequence ATGCGGATACGCGCTGCCCTGCCCGCGCTCGCGGGCGCCGTGGCACTGACGGGCACGTTCCTTCTCGGCACTCCGGCACAGGCGGCCGGCGGTGTGACCATCTACCACGTCTGGTTCGACAGCCCCGGTTCGGACAACCGCTCCAACGCGAGCCTCAACGCCGAGTGGGTACAGATAAAGAACACCAGTTCGACAGCGATCTCGCTCAAGGGCTGGATCCTGAAGGACGTCTCGAACCACAGGTACACCTTCCCGAACGTGAAGATCGCGGCGCACAAGACCATGAAGGTGCACACGGGCAGCGGCAGGGACACCGCGGGGGACACGTACCAGAATCGCCGCGCGTACGTCTGGAACAACACCAGCGACACCGCCACGCTCACCAAGGCGAACGGCGGCAAGGTCGACGCGTGCTCGTGGACGACGCGGGACCCCAGCGACAAGTACTGCTAG
- the dxr gene encoding 1-deoxy-D-xylulose-5-phosphate reductoisomerase, giving the protein MSDSPAPLADPHLVFDPVDGVRDVVILGSTGSIGTQAIDLVLRNPDRFRVTALSAAGGRVALLAEQAHRLRVRTVAVAREDVVPALREALTAEYASGETLPEIVAGADAATQLAASDCHTVLNGITGSIGLAPTLAALEAGRTLALANKESLIVGGPLVKALAKPGQIIPVDSEHAALFQALAAGTRADVRKLVVTASGGPFRGRTKAELANVTPAEALAHPTWAMGPVITINSATLVNKGLEVIEAHLLYDIPFDRIEVVVHPQSYVHSMVEYTDGSTLAQATPPDMRGPIAIGLGWPERVPDAAPAFDWTKASSWEFFPLDNDAFPSVGLARHVGQLAGTAPAVFNAANEECVDAFLNGALPFNGIMETVTRVVEEHGTPGTGTSLTVADVLEAETWARARARELTAQTAPTAPMAQTTTAEARA; this is encoded by the coding sequence ATGAGCGACAGTCCAGCCCCCCTCGCTGATCCGCATCTCGTCTTCGACCCCGTGGACGGAGTCCGGGACGTCGTGATCCTCGGCTCCACCGGCTCGATCGGCACCCAGGCCATCGACCTCGTGCTGCGCAACCCCGACCGGTTCCGGGTCACCGCGCTCTCCGCGGCCGGCGGCAGGGTCGCACTGCTCGCGGAGCAGGCCCACCGGCTGCGCGTACGCACGGTCGCGGTCGCGCGCGAGGACGTCGTACCGGCACTGCGGGAGGCGCTCACGGCCGAGTACGCATCCGGCGAGACCCTTCCCGAGATCGTGGCCGGCGCGGATGCCGCCACCCAGCTCGCCGCCTCCGACTGCCACACCGTCCTCAACGGCATCACCGGCTCCATCGGCCTCGCCCCCACCCTCGCCGCCCTGGAAGCGGGCCGCACCCTCGCGCTCGCCAACAAGGAATCGCTCATCGTCGGCGGCCCGCTGGTGAAGGCGCTGGCCAAGCCCGGCCAGATCATCCCGGTCGACTCCGAGCACGCGGCGCTCTTCCAGGCACTGGCGGCCGGCACGCGCGCCGATGTGCGCAAACTGGTCGTGACCGCCTCCGGCGGACCCTTCCGGGGGCGTACGAAGGCGGAGCTGGCGAACGTCACTCCCGCCGAGGCGCTCGCGCACCCCACGTGGGCCATGGGCCCGGTGATCACCATCAACTCCGCGACCTTGGTCAACAAGGGGCTGGAAGTCATCGAGGCGCACCTCCTCTACGACATTCCCTTCGATCGCATTGAGGTGGTCGTGCACCCGCAGTCGTATGTCCACTCGATGGTTGAGTACACAGACGGATCGACACTGGCCCAGGCGACGCCCCCCGACATGCGGGGACCGATCGCCATCGGTCTCGGCTGGCCCGAACGCGTCCCGGACGCGGCGCCCGCCTTCGACTGGACCAAGGCGTCGAGCTGGGAGTTCTTCCCGCTCGACAACGACGCGTTCCCCTCCGTCGGGCTCGCCCGGCACGTGGGGCAGCTCGCGGGTACGGCCCCGGCGGTGTTCAATGCCGCCAACGAGGAGTGCGTGGACGCGTTCCTGAACGGCGCCCTGCCGTTCAACGGGATCATGGAGACCGTCACCCGGGTGGTCGAGGAACACGGCACACCCGGAACGGGAACTTCCCTGACCGTGGCGGACGTCCTCGAAGCGGAGACCTGGGCGCGCGCCCGGGCCCGTGAACTGACCGCACAGACGGCACCGACAGCGCCAATGGCACAGACGACAACCGCGGAGGCTCGTGCATGA